Proteins encoded in a region of the Deinococcus hopiensis KR-140 genome:
- a CDS encoding PfkB family carbohydrate kinase, translating to MRRLLGLGDNTADLYVDQNVMYPGGNTVNVAVLTARLGHPASYLGVLGDDPPGHLILRALRQEGVETAHTRMVQGQTSWSKVRHRNNDRIFEGSDAGVSTTWQLTDQDFAFIARHEVVHTSAYSGLEPLLPQIRDAAPRLSFDFSSEWTADSSAALAPMLDVAFFSASHQPEEACVALAQRMISLGTEIVVMTRGEQGALAITDRGVHRGQIVPTTVVDTLGAGDAFIAGFLNTWISGDGLGSTLHAAAQEAAKNCATHGAFGYGTPYTPAETPPTV from the coding sequence ATGCGCCGCCTGCTCGGACTCGGCGACAACACCGCCGACCTGTACGTCGACCAAAACGTGATGTACCCCGGTGGCAATACGGTCAACGTTGCTGTGCTCACCGCCCGTCTGGGACACCCTGCCAGCTACCTCGGCGTTTTGGGCGACGACCCTCCAGGTCACCTGATCCTGCGCGCCTTGCGTCAGGAAGGGGTGGAGACCGCCCACACCCGAATGGTGCAGGGCCAGACGTCGTGGTCGAAGGTCCGCCACCGCAACAACGACCGGATATTTGAAGGCAGCGACGCCGGCGTCTCCACGACCTGGCAACTCACAGACCAGGATTTCGCCTTTATCGCCCGGCATGAGGTCGTGCACACGAGCGCCTACAGCGGCCTTGAGCCCTTGCTTCCTCAGATTCGAGACGCTGCACCACGCCTTTCGTTCGATTTTTCCTCAGAATGGACCGCCGACTCCAGCGCGGCACTCGCCCCCATGCTGGACGTGGCGTTCTTCTCCGCGTCCCACCAGCCTGAGGAAGCCTGCGTGGCGCTCGCGCAGCGGATGATATCCCTGGGAACGGAGATCGTCGTCATGACCCGCGGTGAGCAGGGTGCGCTCGCAATCACGGACCGCGGGGTGCACCGCGGACAGATCGTACCGACCACGGTGGTCGACACCCTCGGCGCAGGTGACGCCTTTATCGCCGGCTTCCTGAACACTTGGATTTCGGGAGACGGGCTGGGTTCTACCCTGCACGCCGCCGCACAGGAGGCAGCAAAAAACTGTGCGACCCACGGTGCATTTGGTTACGGCACACCCTATACGCCGGCCGAAACCCCGCCCACCGTGTAG
- a CDS encoding GntR family transcriptional regulator: protein MTRLDRSSPLAAPRYLQVQQVLQEMIEGTEFAPGDKVPSERELAEQLGVSRMTVRKAMDNLVRMGLLERDSTAGTRVSAPKVNRLLNDPTLHSITQMVNAEGGRAGGRLLEFQISPAPSKVSQRLEIPLGSPVVVLRRLRLVNGLAFCLETSYLPADRVPALAAEDLAGNQSLYQVLLERYGIDAGTGDSTISLSHATSAEATTLSLAAGDPVLLYRSVVRDQVGVPFEYLKSVNHPQFVVFHIGEGTRR from the coding sequence ATGACGCGTCTGGACCGTTCTTCCCCTCTCGCCGCTCCCCGTTACCTGCAGGTGCAGCAGGTGCTTCAGGAAATGATTGAGGGGACCGAATTTGCGCCCGGCGACAAGGTCCCTTCGGAAAGAGAACTGGCAGAGCAACTGGGCGTGAGCCGCATGACGGTCAGGAAAGCGATGGACAATCTGGTGCGCATGGGGTTGCTGGAGCGCGACAGCACTGCGGGCACGCGAGTAAGCGCACCGAAAGTCAACCGCCTGCTCAATGACCCCACGCTTCATTCCATTACGCAGATGGTCAACGCCGAGGGGGGGCGTGCCGGGGGACGCCTGCTGGAGTTTCAGATTTCTCCCGCACCCAGCAAGGTGAGCCAGAGGCTGGAGATCCCGCTGGGCAGTCCCGTCGTGGTGCTGCGCCGGCTGCGCCTGGTCAATGGGCTGGCGTTCTGCCTGGAGACGAGTTACCTCCCTGCGGACCGCGTTCCGGCCTTGGCGGCCGAGGACCTTGCCGGCAACCAGTCGCTGTACCAGGTGCTGCTCGAACGGTACGGCATCGACGCAGGAACGGGCGACAGCACCATCAGCTTGTCGCACGCCACGTCTGCGGAGGCGACCACGCTCTCCCTGGCGGCGGGCGATCCGGTTCTGCTCTACCGGTCGGTGGTCCGTGACCAGGTGGGGGTCCCCTTTGAGTACTTGAAGTCTGTCAATCACCCTCAATTCGTGGTGTTTCATATTGGCGAAGGAACGCGTCGTTGA
- a CDS encoding SIS domain-containing protein, which translates to MTSQTERPSVRAAPIDHQRIVGGLQGALQTKDQAVAIGQELAPQVDRIYLVGCGAPNRVMLTLEYWMAHAHTSFEVKRYFPAEFMTVTPRLDERTLVVLGSKSGTTPETVQAAEFLKDKPCLTLAVTGTEQAPLARASQRSLLMGETEQAHTGMFIVLQALIGSLLQARDGWPLLEPLLRSLDALPGVLVESAELNDRRAEQDARTYEHDRILYHLAGGPMFATAYVFGVCMLMEMQWMHSIPIEAAEWFHGPFEILDAQTPVVLLLGEDPSRPLVERALTFCQKYSARLMVYDTLDYPMTGVDPAIRPIVGPFVLQAALNRFAEHLSERHGHHLDTRRYMWVTEY; encoded by the coding sequence ATGACCAGCCAGACAGAGCGCCCGAGTGTTCGGGCCGCGCCCATCGACCATCAGCGAATCGTAGGGGGTCTGCAGGGCGCTTTGCAGACCAAGGACCAGGCTGTCGCCATCGGTCAGGAGCTGGCGCCGCAGGTTGACCGGATCTACCTCGTCGGCTGCGGCGCACCCAACCGGGTGATGCTGACGCTGGAATACTGGATGGCGCACGCCCACACCAGCTTTGAGGTCAAACGCTACTTCCCAGCAGAATTCATGACCGTCACCCCCAGGCTCGACGAACGCACGCTGGTGGTTCTGGGCTCTAAATCCGGCACCACCCCGGAGACAGTTCAGGCAGCCGAATTTCTAAAGGATAAGCCCTGCCTTACCCTGGCCGTGACGGGTACTGAACAGGCCCCCCTGGCCCGCGCCTCGCAGCGCTCCCTCCTGATGGGTGAGACCGAACAGGCGCACACTGGAATGTTCATCGTGTTGCAGGCCCTGATCGGGAGCCTCTTGCAGGCCAGAGACGGGTGGCCGCTCCTGGAGCCACTCTTGCGCTCGCTCGATGCACTGCCCGGTGTTCTGGTGGAAAGCGCTGAGTTGAATGACCGGCGTGCTGAGCAGGACGCACGCACCTACGAGCACGACCGCATTCTCTATCACCTCGCGGGTGGCCCCATGTTCGCCACCGCCTACGTGTTCGGCGTGTGCATGCTGATGGAGATGCAGTGGATGCACAGCATTCCCATTGAAGCCGCCGAATGGTTTCATGGACCATTCGAGATTCTGGATGCCCAGACCCCCGTCGTGCTCCTCCTGGGAGAGGATCCCAGCCGTCCACTGGTAGAGCGGGCCCTGACGTTCTGCCAGAAGTACTCGGCCCGCCTGATGGTCTACGACACCCTCGACTACCCCATGACGGGCGTGGATCCGGCCATCCGGCCCATCGTCGGGCCCTTCGTGCTTCAAGCAGCCCTCAACCGCTTCGCTGAGCACCTTTCTGAACGCCACGGCCACCACTTGGACACCCGCCGCTACATGTGGGTCACCGAGTACTAG
- a CDS encoding ABC transporter substrate-binding protein has translation MNRTLLQRWALLALTGVVSSTAGASTLAAIKQSGVLHLATEGNYRPFNYFKGKTLTGFEVDLGNAIAKELGVKPVWTTIVFESLLIGLQQNKYDLVIASHGITPERLKAVAFSTPHYCSGGVLVSTPGGPKTTADLQGKVVSLGVNTSYLQYAQRLPGLKDIKTLPTTNDQLTAVLTKRADAMVLDRFNAIDVSKTLPGKLQLGDVIFPERIGMAVQKNNAELLTAVNNALATLMKNGTYAKLSQSYFGQDVRCK, from the coding sequence ATGAACCGAACCCTGCTTCAACGCTGGGCCTTACTGGCCCTCACTGGCGTCGTTTCCTCGACTGCGGGAGCCAGCACGCTGGCCGCGATCAAGCAGTCGGGTGTGCTTCATCTCGCCACGGAAGGGAATTACCGGCCCTTCAACTACTTCAAGGGCAAGACGCTCACCGGCTTCGAGGTGGACCTTGGCAACGCCATAGCCAAAGAACTCGGCGTGAAGCCCGTATGGACCACCATTGTCTTTGAGAGTTTGCTGATCGGCCTACAGCAGAACAAATATGACCTGGTGATCGCTTCGCACGGCATTACTCCCGAACGCCTCAAGGCCGTGGCGTTCAGCACACCGCATTACTGCAGCGGAGGGGTGCTGGTTTCAACACCTGGAGGGCCCAAAACCACCGCAGACCTTCAGGGCAAAGTGGTGTCTCTCGGCGTGAACACCTCGTACCTGCAATACGCACAGCGGCTTCCCGGCCTCAAAGACATCAAGACCCTCCCCACCACCAACGACCAACTCACCGCCGTCTTGACCAAACGTGCGGACGCCATGGTGCTCGACCGGTTCAACGCCATCGACGTCAGCAAGACCCTTCCGGGCAAACTGCAACTCGGGGACGTCATTTTCCCCGAGCGAATAGGGATGGCCGTTCAGAAGAACAACGCTGAACTCCTGACTGCTGTGAACAATGCCCTGGCCACCCTCATGAAAAACGGCACCTATG